One window of Solwaraspora sp. WMMA2056 genomic DNA carries:
- a CDS encoding RNA polymerase sigma-70 factor, giving the protein MALTGDDVDRFEAARPRLGAIAYRLLGSASEAEDAVQETFLRWQAADVDRIDVPEAWLTKVLTNLCLNQLTSARARRETYVGQWLPEPLLAGDPMLGPADTVEQRESVSYAVLALMERLSPHERAVYVLREAFDYPHRDIAGILGVSEAASQQILHRARRHLADGRARTEVDRAAARRVVEEFLAAATSGRVEPLVQLLTGDAVSIGDGGGHVPARVAPVVGAVAVAKFLRGLFTPGPAKRALLGGTPELYAWTANGDPAVVVVVDGRVIGVICLQVTADGVAAIHSQVNPDKLHRATASWAAVDHGEPLFTAF; this is encoded by the coding sequence ATGGCCCTGACGGGGGACGACGTCGACCGGTTCGAGGCGGCCCGGCCGCGCCTGGGGGCGATCGCCTACCGCCTGCTCGGCTCCGCCAGCGAGGCCGAGGACGCCGTACAGGAGACGTTCCTGCGCTGGCAGGCCGCCGACGTCGACCGGATCGACGTCCCCGAGGCCTGGCTGACGAAGGTCCTCACCAACCTGTGCCTCAACCAGTTGACCTCCGCGCGGGCCCGCCGCGAAACGTACGTCGGTCAGTGGCTGCCGGAGCCGCTGCTCGCCGGCGACCCGATGCTCGGCCCGGCCGACACCGTCGAACAGCGCGAATCCGTGTCGTACGCCGTCCTGGCCCTGATGGAGCGGTTGTCGCCGCACGAGCGGGCCGTGTACGTCCTGCGGGAGGCGTTCGACTACCCGCACCGCGACATCGCCGGCATCCTCGGCGTCTCCGAAGCCGCCAGCCAGCAGATCCTGCACCGGGCCCGGCGGCACCTCGCCGACGGCCGGGCCCGCACCGAGGTCGACCGGGCCGCGGCCCGGCGGGTCGTCGAAGAGTTCCTGGCCGCCGCCACCAGCGGCCGGGTCGAGCCGTTGGTTCAGTTGCTGACCGGCGACGCCGTCTCGATCGGCGACGGCGGCGGGCACGTCCCGGCCCGGGTCGCCCCGGTGGTCGGTGCCGTCGCGGTCGCGAAGTTCCTGCGTGGCCTGTTCACCCCGGGCCCGGCCAAACGCGCCCTGCTCGGCGGCACGCCCGAGCTGTACGCGTGGACCGCCAACGGTGACCCGGCTGTCGTGGTCGTCGTCGACGGCCGGGTCATCGGCGTCATCTGTCTGCAGGTCACCGCCGACGGTGTGGCCGCGATCCACAGCCAGGTCAACCCGGACAAGCTGCACCGGGCCACCGCGTCCTGGGCGGCCGTCGACCACGGGGAACCGCTGTTCACCGCCTTCTGA
- a CDS encoding FAD-dependent oxidoreductase, with protein MRHRIIVLGAGYSGAVAAGRLARRLHRDDVAVTVVNAEPDFVERVRMHQLATGQDLKPRPLREMFAGTGVELRIAKVTGVDVDAGTVTVTASDGDTAGGNGTGGTDVLGYDTLVYALGSGWNPGAVPGVAEHAAEIASRPGALRLRQRLAGLAAGQPVIVVGGGLTGLEAATEIAEARPDLDVALAVRDGLGGTLSPKGRAHLRKVLAGLDITVHEHTAVVSVEADRVTTADGGAVPAAVTVWTAGFAVHPIARTTGLTLADSGQIVVDDMMRSVSHPDVSAVGDAAFVIGPGGKPLRMSCASGVPTAWQAADAIAARLTGGKLPTVPIRYYNQCVSLGRRDGLIQYVTADDRARPAVLTGRPAAAYKELVCRGAAWGVANPLLGLPTRHRHVDPVRAGAGL; from the coding sequence ATGCGACACCGCATCATCGTCCTCGGCGCCGGCTACTCCGGAGCCGTTGCCGCCGGCCGCCTCGCCCGGCGGCTGCACCGCGACGACGTCGCCGTCACCGTCGTCAACGCCGAGCCCGACTTCGTCGAGCGGGTACGGATGCACCAGCTGGCGACCGGCCAGGACCTCAAGCCCCGACCGCTGCGGGAAATGTTCGCCGGCACCGGCGTCGAGCTGCGGATCGCGAAGGTCACCGGTGTCGACGTCGACGCCGGAACCGTCACGGTCACCGCCAGCGACGGCGACACAGCCGGCGGCAACGGCACCGGCGGCACCGATGTGCTCGGCTACGACACCCTCGTCTACGCCCTCGGCAGCGGCTGGAACCCGGGAGCCGTCCCCGGCGTCGCCGAACACGCCGCCGAGATCGCCAGCCGGCCCGGCGCGCTGCGGCTGCGGCAGCGCTTGGCCGGCCTCGCCGCCGGGCAACCCGTCATCGTGGTCGGCGGCGGCCTGACCGGCCTGGAAGCCGCGACCGAGATCGCCGAGGCCCGCCCCGACCTCGACGTCGCCCTCGCCGTGCGCGACGGCCTCGGCGGCACCCTCTCGCCGAAGGGCCGCGCGCATCTGCGCAAGGTCCTCGCCGGGCTCGACATCACCGTGCACGAGCACACCGCCGTCGTCAGCGTCGAGGCCGACCGGGTCACCACCGCCGACGGCGGTGCCGTCCCGGCTGCGGTCACCGTCTGGACCGCCGGGTTCGCCGTCCACCCGATCGCCCGTACCACCGGACTGACGCTCGCCGACAGCGGCCAGATCGTCGTCGACGACATGATGCGGTCGGTGTCGCACCCGGACGTCTCCGCCGTCGGCGACGCCGCCTTCGTGATCGGCCCGGGTGGTAAGCCGCTGCGGATGTCGTGCGCCTCCGGCGTGCCGACCGCGTGGCAGGCCGCCGACGCCATCGCCGCCCGACTGACCGGCGGGAAGCTGCCGACCGTCCCGATCCGCTACTACAACCAGTGCGTCTCGCTGGGCCGCCGCGACGGCCTGATCCAGTACGTCACCGCCGACGACCGGGCCAGGCCGGCGGTGCTGACCGGCCGGCCCGCCGCAGCCTACAAGGAACTGGTCTGCCGGGGCGCCGCCTGGGGCGTGGCCAACCCGCTGCTCGGGCTGCCGACCCGCCACCGTCATGTCGACCCGGTCAGGGCTGGAGCAGGACTTTGA
- a CDS encoding zinc-dependent alcohol dehydrogenase family protein, which translates to MLGTVLHAPGDVRVEQRRDPQIVAPTDAILRLTATCVCGSDLWPYRGIEKITRPRPMGHEYVGVVEEVGAEVRGVAPGQFVVGSFIASDNTCEICRSGYQTHCVRSEFATPTGAQAQYVRIPLADGTLVATCDAPDPDLLPSLLAASDVLGTGWFGAVAAQAGPGRTVAVVGDGAVGLLGVLAARQLGADRIIAMSRHPDRQKLALEYGATDIVAERGDDGVARIKDLTDGLGAHSVVEAVGTRESLIQAIRAARAGGHVGYVGVAHDVRLTGMELFQSGVHLHGGLAPVRRFLPDLIDRILRREIDPGRVFDLTLPLRRAADGYRAMDERRAIKVLLQP; encoded by the coding sequence ATGCTCGGAACGGTTCTCCATGCCCCCGGTGACGTGCGGGTGGAGCAGCGCAGGGATCCGCAGATCGTCGCACCCACCGACGCGATCCTGCGGCTGACGGCCACCTGTGTATGCGGATCCGACCTGTGGCCGTACCGGGGAATCGAGAAGATCACCAGGCCACGGCCGATGGGCCACGAGTACGTCGGCGTCGTCGAGGAGGTCGGCGCCGAGGTGCGCGGCGTCGCGCCGGGGCAGTTCGTCGTCGGCTCGTTCATCGCCAGCGACAACACCTGCGAGATCTGCCGGTCCGGCTACCAGACGCACTGCGTACGGTCGGAGTTCGCCACCCCGACCGGCGCGCAGGCCCAGTACGTGCGGATCCCGCTGGCCGACGGCACCCTCGTCGCCACCTGCGACGCCCCGGACCCCGACCTGCTCCCGAGCCTGCTCGCCGCCTCCGACGTGCTGGGCACCGGCTGGTTCGGCGCGGTAGCCGCCCAGGCCGGGCCGGGCCGGACGGTCGCCGTCGTCGGTGACGGCGCCGTCGGCCTGCTCGGCGTCCTGGCCGCCCGGCAGCTCGGCGCGGACCGGATCATCGCGATGAGCCGGCACCCGGACCGGCAGAAACTCGCCCTGGAGTACGGCGCGACCGACATCGTCGCCGAACGCGGCGACGACGGTGTCGCCCGGATCAAGGATCTGACCGACGGCCTCGGCGCGCACTCGGTCGTCGAAGCCGTCGGCACCCGGGAGTCGCTGATCCAGGCGATCCGCGCCGCCCGGGCCGGTGGGCACGTCGGCTACGTCGGCGTCGCCCACGACGTGCGGCTGACCGGGATGGAGCTGTTCCAGTCCGGCGTACACCTGCACGGCGGCCTCGCCCCGGTGCGCCGCTTCCTGCCCGATCTGATCGACCGGATCCTGCGCCGGGAGATCGACCCGGGCAGGGTCTTCGACCTGACGCTGCCGCTGCGGCGGGCCGCCGACGGCTACCGGGCGATGGACGAACGCCGCGCCATCAAAGTCCTGCTCCAGCCCTGA
- a CDS encoding trypsin-like peptidase domain-containing protein: MATGMLRWAAATGVTVVLIALTVTVAVQAGQIDQLRDDLVGAQRTAQESADGTDERLDSLDGRLAAVEDDNQQAFDPPAVAAAVLPSVFQVIADDFSGSAFAVARPGEAASGESASGGTGRTNVLTAFHVIESVWTADDRSVQLEQDGKRYTAVIADVDPSQDIALLRVDAVYAGLPAAVGPPGPGESVLVVGAPLGLTQTITTGVVSAVRDRTDGPGSVIQFDAPVNPGNSGGPVINTRKEVVGIANAKARDAEGIGLAVPIRTACETFHVC, from the coding sequence ATGGCAACGGGGATGCTGCGCTGGGCGGCCGCGACAGGAGTCACGGTCGTACTGATCGCGCTCACGGTGACCGTCGCCGTCCAGGCGGGGCAGATCGATCAGCTACGGGACGATCTTGTCGGGGCGCAGCGGACCGCACAGGAGTCCGCCGACGGCACCGACGAGCGGCTGGACAGCCTGGACGGCCGGCTCGCCGCGGTCGAGGACGACAACCAGCAGGCCTTCGACCCGCCGGCGGTCGCGGCCGCCGTGCTGCCCAGCGTCTTCCAGGTGATCGCCGACGACTTCTCCGGCAGCGCGTTCGCCGTCGCCCGACCTGGGGAGGCAGCGTCCGGTGAGAGCGCGTCCGGAGGCACCGGCCGGACCAACGTCCTGACCGCCTTCCACGTGATCGAGTCGGTGTGGACGGCCGACGACAGGTCGGTACAGCTGGAACAGGACGGCAAGCGGTACACGGCGGTGATCGCCGACGTGGACCCGTCACAGGACATCGCCCTGCTGAGGGTCGACGCCGTCTACGCCGGTCTGCCCGCCGCCGTCGGTCCGCCCGGCCCCGGCGAGAGCGTCCTGGTCGTCGGCGCACCGCTCGGACTCACCCAGACCATCACGACCGGCGTGGTCAGCGCCGTCCGGGACCGCACCGACGGCCCCGGGTCGGTGATCCAGTTCGACGCGCCGGTCAACCCCGGCAACTCCGGCGGTCCGGTCATCAACACCCGCAAGGAGGTCGTGGGGATCGCCAACGCGAAGGCGCGGGACGCGGAGGGCATCGGGCTCGCCGTACCGATCCGGACCGCCTGCGAGACCTTCCACGTCTGCTGA
- a CDS encoding sensor histidine kinase, whose protein sequence is MPGAVEQRLLRHGLRYALGLRTVVIGLSSAVYLALGTAPDRAMAVAVVLTLNAWSLGYAVALARGSRRARRWLPLVDVAVVCGACLTQSWTVVSDPRGGSTWVLVVVNLVVVTYPWQVDWPLLASGTAAIVAAYFVGATLADPGGWLADPAIGPWTAAQAALSWGLYRFVRRGARAADRAVDRAAQLRRAAAIAAARRRDEREYLAALHDTAAATLLMVGNGVLTGNSPWLAAQAHRDLRELRRSADAAQGETELVPLLHDAAATAAVQVTWHTPDRLSLPAADAVALSRSVREALTNVARHAGTDRAEIRIDRDPDQVTVSIVDRGVGFDPARVRPDRYGVTRSLVERMTRVGGQARIDARPGHGTTVTLTCPRSASEVVGSDQDVIAASFQRGLRWAVVVLSLAILLLLDLPRLLASREAYVSLWPQLLTWAGLAAVTLVVGVATWRDRPLGRWRLPLLALVFGLSALATSSVHPEYLLGPAHWSEGDAGWQVVLLMMDTRVAAFAAVLAAQYLMTFGQAVGAGEAALSVAGAVSATWAVLAFQLAIAMIAAVLRSMAASSAKALAAAERVRTAEAVARHLHADRADRMAALATTAVPLLDGLARDELDPGDEAVRRSCAAEAARMRRLIAEDTGTADSLAHELRACIELAERNGVTVTFADRGTRPELPPPVRRRLVEPAIAALATARSGTAARLTVASTGRSVTVSVVAVCPPPPPAADGVQLSTMVTGGRCWIQATWQGEQ, encoded by the coding sequence GTGCCGGGCGCGGTGGAACAGCGGCTTCTCCGTCACGGGCTGCGGTACGCGCTCGGTCTGCGTACCGTCGTGATCGGACTGTCCAGCGCGGTCTACCTGGCCCTCGGCACCGCGCCCGACCGGGCGATGGCCGTGGCCGTGGTGCTGACGCTCAACGCCTGGAGCCTGGGCTACGCCGTCGCCCTGGCCCGCGGCTCCCGGCGGGCCCGTCGCTGGCTGCCGCTGGTCGACGTCGCGGTGGTCTGCGGCGCCTGCCTCACCCAGAGCTGGACCGTCGTGTCCGATCCGCGCGGCGGATCCACCTGGGTCCTCGTCGTCGTGAATCTGGTCGTCGTCACCTACCCGTGGCAGGTCGACTGGCCGCTGCTCGCCAGCGGCACCGCCGCGATCGTGGCCGCGTACTTCGTCGGCGCGACCCTGGCCGACCCCGGTGGCTGGCTCGCCGACCCGGCGATCGGGCCGTGGACGGCGGCGCAGGCGGCGCTCTCCTGGGGGCTGTACCGGTTCGTCCGGCGCGGTGCCCGCGCCGCCGACCGGGCCGTCGACCGCGCCGCGCAGCTGCGCCGGGCGGCGGCGATCGCGGCGGCCCGCCGCCGCGACGAACGGGAGTACCTCGCGGCGCTGCACGACACCGCCGCCGCGACCCTGCTGATGGTCGGCAACGGCGTACTGACCGGCAACTCGCCGTGGCTCGCCGCACAGGCCCACCGCGACCTGCGGGAACTGCGACGCTCGGCGGACGCCGCCCAGGGCGAGACCGAGCTGGTCCCGCTGCTGCACGACGCCGCCGCCACCGCCGCGGTGCAGGTCACCTGGCACACCCCCGACCGACTGTCGCTGCCGGCCGCCGACGCGGTGGCGCTCAGCCGCAGCGTCCGTGAGGCGCTGACCAACGTGGCCCGGCACGCCGGCACCGACCGGGCCGAGATCCGGATCGACCGCGACCCCGACCAGGTCACCGTGTCGATCGTCGACCGGGGCGTCGGCTTCGACCCGGCCCGGGTCCGCCCCGACCGGTACGGGGTGACCCGCTCCCTGGTCGAGCGGATGACCCGCGTCGGCGGTCAGGCCCGGATCGACGCCCGCCCCGGCCACGGCACCACCGTCACCCTGACCTGCCCCCGGTCGGCGTCCGAGGTCGTCGGCAGCGACCAGGACGTCATAGCCGCCTCGTTCCAACGGGGACTGCGCTGGGCCGTCGTCGTGCTGAGCCTGGCGATCCTGCTGCTGCTCGACCTGCCCCGGCTGCTGGCCAGCCGCGAGGCGTACGTCTCGCTCTGGCCGCAGCTGCTCACCTGGGCCGGCCTGGCGGCGGTGACCCTGGTCGTCGGTGTCGCCACCTGGCGTGACCGCCCACTCGGCCGGTGGCGGCTGCCGCTGCTCGCGCTGGTCTTCGGGCTGTCCGCGCTGGCGACGTCGTCGGTACACCCGGAGTACCTGCTCGGCCCGGCGCACTGGTCGGAGGGCGACGCCGGCTGGCAGGTCGTGCTGCTGATGATGGACACCCGGGTCGCCGCCTTCGCCGCCGTCCTCGCCGCCCAGTATCTGATGACGTTCGGGCAGGCCGTCGGAGCCGGCGAGGCTGCGCTGAGCGTCGCCGGCGCGGTCAGCGCCACCTGGGCGGTGCTCGCCTTCCAACTCGCGATCGCGATGATCGCCGCCGTGCTGCGCTCCATGGCGGCCTCGTCGGCGAAGGCGCTGGCCGCCGCCGAACGGGTACGCACCGCCGAGGCGGTCGCCCGGCACCTGCACGCCGACCGGGCCGACCGGATGGCGGCGCTGGCGACCACCGCCGTACCGCTGCTCGACGGCCTGGCCCGCGACGAGCTTGACCCCGGCGACGAGGCGGTCCGCCGGTCCTGCGCCGCCGAAGCCGCCCGGATGCGCCGGCTCATCGCCGAGGACACCGGCACGGCCGACTCCCTCGCCCACGAGCTGCGGGCCTGCATCGAACTGGCCGAACGCAACGGTGTCACGGTCACCTTCGCCGACCGGGGCACCCGGCCCGAGCTGCCGCCGCCGGTGCGCCGCCGACTCGTCGAACCGGCGATCGCCGCCCTCGCCACCGCCCGCAGCGGCACGGCGGCCCGGCTCACCGTGGCCAGCACCGGCCGGTCGGTGACCGTCAGCGTCGTCGCCGTCTGCCCGCCGCCGCCGCCCGCCGCCGACGGGGTACAGCTGTCCACCATGGTCACCGGCGGTCGGTGCTGGATCCAGGCCACCTGGCAAGGAGAACAATGA
- a CDS encoding response regulator codes for MITAVVVDDHPVVVAGVRAWCALADPPIEVVDAGPTVAVAWLDPGASADVVVLDLQLDVTGPAYGDLKRLVDAGRQVVVYSMRDDRDSALTALDIGAFTYLTKAEGADHLVAAITAAAAGTPYTPPALAGAFGTDERPQRPRLSPREHQVLIEWFHSESKEMVAHRLRLTVHRVNSCLERVRVKYANVGREAPTKAALVARALQDGLITTDEL; via the coding sequence ATGATCACAGCGGTAGTCGTGGACGACCACCCCGTCGTCGTCGCCGGGGTGCGTGCCTGGTGCGCACTGGCCGATCCGCCGATCGAGGTCGTCGACGCCGGCCCCACCGTCGCCGTCGCCTGGCTCGACCCCGGCGCGAGCGCCGACGTCGTCGTCCTCGACCTGCAGCTCGACGTCACCGGACCGGCGTACGGCGATCTGAAACGGCTCGTCGACGCCGGCCGTCAGGTCGTCGTCTACAGCATGCGCGACGACCGGGACAGCGCCCTGACCGCCCTCGACATCGGTGCGTTCACCTACCTCACCAAGGCCGAGGGCGCCGATCACCTGGTCGCCGCGATCACCGCCGCCGCGGCCGGTACGCCGTACACCCCGCCGGCGCTGGCCGGCGCGTTCGGCACCGACGAACGCCCGCAACGTCCCCGGTTGTCGCCACGTGAACATCAGGTGCTGATCGAATGGTTCCACTCCGAGTCGAAGGAGATGGTCGCCCATCGGCTGCGTCTGACCGTGCACCGGGTCAACTCCTGCCTGGAACGGGTCCGCGTCAAGTACGCCAACGTCGGCCGCGAGGCACCGACCAAGGCCGCGCTGGTGGCCCGGGCCCTGCAGGACGGGCTGATCACCACCGACGAACTCTGA
- a CDS encoding SDR family oxidoreductase, which produces MARRTIDITIPDLSGKRALVTGASDGMGLVIATRLAAAGAEVIMPVRNRRKGEAAMSVIRLTAPRADVSLRDLDLSSLASVTALSETLLAEDRPIHIMINNAGVMTPPHRQTTADGFELQFGSNHLGHFALVGNLLPLLRAGRARVTSQVSIAARSGTINWDDLDWERTYHGQRAYSQSKIAFGLFGLELDRRSQAEGWGITSNLSHPGVAPTSLLAARPEVGRAKDTPQVRLIRALSARGILLGTVETAALPALLAATSPTAKGGVLYGPSGLGNLGGPPVEHRTYSPLLTEDATRVWQVSEQLTRTRIPAA; this is translated from the coding sequence ATGGCACGGCGAACGATCGACATCACGATTCCCGACCTGTCCGGGAAGCGGGCGCTGGTCACCGGCGCGAGTGACGGGATGGGTCTGGTGATCGCCACCCGGCTGGCCGCCGCCGGCGCAGAGGTGATCATGCCGGTGCGGAATCGCCGCAAGGGTGAGGCGGCGATGTCGGTGATCCGGTTGACGGCCCCGCGCGCCGACGTCTCGCTGCGCGACCTCGACCTGTCGTCGCTGGCGTCGGTCACCGCCCTCAGCGAGACCCTGCTCGCGGAGGACCGACCGATCCACATCATGATCAACAACGCCGGGGTGATGACCCCGCCGCACCGGCAGACGACGGCGGACGGGTTCGAGCTGCAGTTCGGCAGCAACCACCTCGGCCACTTCGCGCTGGTCGGCAACCTGCTGCCGCTGCTGCGGGCGGGGCGGGCCCGGGTGACCTCGCAGGTCAGCATCGCGGCCCGCAGCGGCACGATCAACTGGGACGATCTGGACTGGGAGCGCACCTACCACGGGCAGCGCGCCTACAGCCAATCCAAGATCGCGTTCGGGTTGTTCGGGCTGGAGCTGGACCGCCGCAGCCAGGCCGAGGGCTGGGGCATCACCAGCAACCTGTCCCACCCCGGGGTGGCTCCGACCAGCCTGCTCGCCGCCCGCCCGGAGGTCGGTCGCGCCAAGGACACCCCGCAGGTACGGCTGATCCGTGCCCTGTCGGCCCGGGGCATCCTGCTCGGCACCGTCGAGACCGCGGCCCTGCCCGCGCTGCTCGCCGCGACGTCGCCCACCGCGAAAGGCGGTGTGCTGTACGGGCCGAGCGGCCTGGGCAACCTGGGCGGCCCGCCCGTGGAGCACCGGACCTACTCCCCGCTGCTCACCGAGGACGCCACCCGGGTGTGGCAGGTCTCGGAGCAGCTCACCCGGACCAGGATCCCGGCTGCCTGA
- a CDS encoding helix-turn-helix transcriptional regulator produces the protein MIDRAGLAEFLRSRREALQPEDVGLPRGPRRRTSGLRREEVAALCHMSTDYCSRLERERGPQPSGQMLASIAQGLHLSLDERDHLFRLAGHQPPARGGGGINEHISPGLLRVLDRLADTPAEIVTELGETLRQTPLGVALTGDTTRFTGPARSSGYRWFTDPTARDRYAPEEHPFLTRMYASGLRQIVTLRGPDSQAAHLAGLLLDSNEEFRQAWDAYEIGVRPHDVKHFVHPQVGALELTCQRLVDPGQAHSLMVYTAIPGSESHDKLHLLSVIGAQSLS, from the coding sequence ATGATCGACCGCGCCGGGCTGGCCGAGTTTCTCCGCAGTCGCCGCGAGGCGCTGCAACCGGAGGACGTCGGCCTGCCGCGCGGCCCCCGCCGACGCACCAGCGGGCTGCGGCGGGAGGAGGTCGCGGCCCTGTGTCACATGTCGACCGACTACTGCTCCCGGCTGGAGCGCGAACGCGGGCCGCAGCCGTCGGGCCAGATGCTCGCCTCGATCGCCCAGGGTCTGCACCTGTCACTCGACGAACGGGACCACCTGTTCCGCCTCGCCGGACACCAACCACCGGCCCGTGGCGGCGGCGGGATCAACGAACACATCAGCCCCGGCCTGCTGCGGGTCCTCGACCGGCTGGCCGACACCCCGGCGGAGATCGTCACCGAGCTCGGCGAGACGCTGCGGCAGACCCCGCTGGGGGTCGCCCTCACCGGCGACACCACCCGGTTCACCGGTCCGGCCCGCAGCTCGGGCTACCGGTGGTTCACCGACCCGACCGCCCGGGACCGCTACGCGCCGGAGGAACACCCGTTCCTGACCCGGATGTACGCCTCGGGCCTGCGGCAGATCGTCACGCTGCGCGGCCCCGACTCCCAGGCCGCGCACCTGGCCGGGCTGCTCCTGGACAGCAACGAGGAGTTCCGCCAGGCATGGGACGCCTACGAGATCGGCGTCCGCCCGCACGACGTCAAACACTTCGTCCACCCGCAGGTCGGCGCACTGGAGTTGACCTGCCAGCGGCTGGTCGACCCCGGTCAGGCCCACTCGCTGATGGTCTACACCGCCATCCCCGGCAGCGAAAGCCACGACAAGCTGCACCTGCTGTCCGTCATCGGCGCCCAGTCGCTCAGCTGA
- a CDS encoding phospholipid carrier-dependent glycosyltransferase — MSLLRKPGVLDQDVPIVSDDRPAPAKQDSDRTGWLRRHRRWWYPLVVVVLLGQMAFAMVTTALAQAPTIDEPVYVGAAALYQQGGGLQVNPEHPPLGKLIIGAGLVFADPHIDSTFRGNQSDLGRHVLYEAGNDADRLLLLARLPMILLTLGFGLVVFAFARDLTGRAGALVALAVYAFTPDVIAHGSLATLDVPAAGFLLTSAWLLWRSRRRPWVYLPAAGLTLGAALATKMSALAAVPVLLALAAWSAWHARPTLPRVRRLADAGAGAGGTGLLAVATVWASYLVVDPRLQRPAPDTLPTVDGLRATVVDWLPFPGSFRDGMLIQFGFEDWAWGGYLFGETYSGHLWYYLPAALLVKTPLAALVLWLVGAAALLAVPRLRPAAAYLLVPAAVLMAAAMTGSRDLGVRYAIFIPVFLAVAAAAVTAVRWPTVAARVARPVAAVLVVLVAVSSVRAFPFYLPYANEAFGGPARTYQHLHDSNVDWGQDLGRLADRLRQRYPDEQVWLAYKGAGVPEYYGITASDPREAAPDEVRGLLVVSNTWVATAGGQLRELIDSSEPIDQVGHSMTIYRR, encoded by the coding sequence GTGAGTCTTTTGCGCAAGCCGGGAGTCCTCGACCAGGATGTACCCATCGTCTCGGATGACCGTCCAGCGCCAGCGAAGCAGGACTCGGACCGGACCGGGTGGCTGCGGCGGCACCGGCGCTGGTGGTATCCGCTGGTCGTGGTCGTGCTGCTGGGCCAGATGGCGTTCGCGATGGTGACCACCGCACTGGCGCAGGCACCGACCATCGACGAGCCGGTGTACGTGGGCGCGGCCGCGCTGTACCAGCAGGGCGGCGGCCTGCAGGTCAACCCGGAGCATCCACCGCTGGGCAAGCTGATCATCGGGGCCGGCCTGGTGTTCGCCGACCCGCACATCGACTCCACCTTCCGGGGCAACCAGTCCGACCTCGGCCGGCACGTGCTGTACGAGGCCGGCAACGACGCCGACCGGTTGCTGTTGCTGGCCCGGCTGCCGATGATCCTGCTCACCCTCGGCTTCGGGCTGGTGGTCTTCGCGTTCGCCCGGGACCTGACCGGCCGGGCTGGTGCCCTGGTGGCCCTGGCGGTGTACGCCTTCACCCCCGACGTGATCGCGCACGGCTCCCTGGCCACCCTCGACGTGCCGGCCGCCGGGTTCCTGCTCACCTCGGCCTGGCTGCTGTGGCGGTCCCGGCGACGGCCCTGGGTGTATCTGCCAGCCGCCGGCCTGACACTCGGGGCGGCGCTGGCCACCAAGATGAGCGCGCTGGCGGCGGTGCCCGTACTCCTGGCTCTGGCCGCCTGGTCGGCCTGGCACGCCCGGCCGACGCTGCCCCGGGTCCGCCGGCTCGCCGACGCCGGCGCGGGCGCCGGCGGGACCGGGCTGCTCGCGGTGGCGACCGTGTGGGCCAGCTACCTGGTCGTCGACCCCCGGCTGCAGCGGCCAGCACCCGACACGCTGCCGACAGTGGACGGGTTACGTGCCACGGTCGTCGACTGGCTGCCGTTTCCCGGCTCGTTCCGCGACGGCATGCTGATCCAGTTCGGCTTCGAGGACTGGGCGTGGGGCGGCTATCTGTTTGGCGAGACGTACTCCGGCCACCTCTGGTACTACCTGCCGGCCGCGTTGCTGGTGAAGACGCCGCTCGCCGCGCTGGTGCTGTGGCTGGTCGGTGCGGCCGCGCTGCTGGCGGTGCCCCGGCTGCGCCCGGCAGCCGCGTACCTGCTGGTGCCGGCGGCCGTGCTGATGGCGGCCGCGATGACCGGCTCGCGCGACCTCGGTGTGCGGTACGCGATCTTCATCCCGGTCTTCCTGGCCGTCGCCGCTGCCGCCGTGACGGCCGTACGGTGGCCGACCGTCGCCGCCCGGGTCGCCCGGCCGGTGGCGGCGGTGCTGGTCGTGCTGGTCGCGGTCAGTTCGGTGCGTGCGTTCCCGTTCTATCTGCCCTACGCCAACGAGGCGTTCGGCGGCCCGGCCCGGACGTACCAGCACCTGCATGACTCGAATGTGGACTGGGGGCAGGACCTGGGCCGGCTGGCGGACCGGCTGCGCCAGCGCTACCCGGACGAGCAGGTGTGGCTGGCCTACAAGGGTGCCGGCGTGCCGGAGTACTACGGCATCACCGCATCCGATCCACGGGAGGCGGCACCCGATGAGGTACGCGGCCTGCTGGTGGTGTCGAACACCTGGGTGGCGACGGCCGGCGGGCAGCTGCGCGAGCTGATCGATAGCAGTGAGCCGATCGACCAGGTCGGTCACTCGATGACGATCTACCGCCGCTGA